The sequence AAACATACATGTAAACATGGTTTGAAATCAGCTCCTGTATCAAAAGCTAATGTGGCTATTGAATTTTAAAGGAGAAATACATTAAAACTGAACCCAGAACCTATTTACAGACATTCAGTTACATCTACACATAGAGAATGTAAATTAATGCAGATCAGTTTAGTAATGAGCTGGCACCATCATCCGACCAGGTTAAGTACAGATATACAATACAGATatacttttcaaaaaaatcttgGCCTTAGTGCAATGCTATGATAGTTTCAATACCATTTGTTCAGCAGAAAATAATAAGGACAATATGAATCATGTGAACTAGTCATGTATGTCTACACTTTCGATTTAAACTGGTCTTTGCATGTATACACCAGAATGTCCCGGGTTCAGTTTTAGTGGAATTGTCAGTTACACTATGTTTTATGGTTTCCTTGTTACACAGTGTAATTGTTAATTTAAGAACAGTGTAATATAATTGAAGTACTTACTATAGTTAgcattagggtttggtttaaagTTACTGCATGCAACTATTCATAAGTAACTGTTATTATTACTCTAAGTACATGTAACATGCagcaaggacactgtaaaataaaaaataacacttgTGTTTCCTCTCCTCTCCCCTGCTCACCACCTCTTATCTACCTCCTCCCTTCTCTGCATAACTTCATTTTGTCCCCTCCTCTCATCTTTTTCCCTCATCCCTCAATTTCTCCACTCTATCCTTTTCCTCTGCCCTTTTTTCTCCCTCCCTCTTTCCATCCCTTCTCTCACATTTCCTCATCTCgttctcctctcttcctctacTCCCCTTGTAACCTTAATtatcaatttaaataaatttagatttttaaacacttaaagCACTCTTATGGCATAAAGTACAACTTACCAATCACAACATCCCTTAAACGTAAGCGCTGGAAACCAATTTTTCCATTTATTCCTCTCATGTTGATTTTTTGCGCCAAAGAGTTAGTAATCAGGCCCTGCATAATCCTCCAAATGCACTCGTGGACGTCCACCCCACCTTTGAGAGCCAGCGTGTTTACCTGAAATCAccatgaattatttttttaagcaaTGGTTTAATCAATTATAAATCTGTCCCCACATTTAACAGGGTAAGTGCCACCACAAATAGAGTGCATGTCTGTGGAAAACACTGAAGATAGTAACCTCAGTTTTAGGAAATGTGATGATTTGCCAACATACCAACTGTTTCTGGAGGTCAGGATTACTATGTAGTTGTTCCTCCATTTCCTGAAGAGAACTGACATCTTTAAGTGGCAACAAATTTCGATCCAGGACTGTCTCTGTCTCATCAGCCGATTTCATACTCTGCAGGGTCTTGAAGATGATTCGCAGTTGGTCCATCATCATTTCCTGTTTTGTTAATATATTACGCAGGAGGGCTAGGAAGAAAACAAGAAAGACAAATATAAGTTTTCAGTCACTTAATTAGGTAAACACTGACCATTTGCTTGTCCAAACCAAAACTGTATTCCAATGCAAGTCAAATTTGCAAGTTAACATGCCAAACGACTAAAATTGTGGATTAATCACCATTGGGACTATTCTTTATCATCACAAATTACAACATCTCAACAAAACATTCTTGAGATATGAATTTTTGGAAGTTGATGGCACAAACATACGTTCATCTAAGTTTTAACTTGTAGTCATTTTTTGTATAAGAAAGAGTGTAAAAAACAATATGAAGTACAAATAGTAATTTgccagaggaaaaaaaattacgaaaaacaaacataactataataaatattaatatactcACATGTTTGCAAACTAGATGTCTGCTCCCTGGTCTGGTGTGGCTCAATATGCTTTGATGGGACTAGAGAAGGTGCAGCATGGCTTGGTCTATGGCTCTCAGAGCTGGCATGACTTGATCTACCAGTCTCAGTGCTGATGCTGCTTGATGTGTGGATCTCACTGCTGACATGCCTTAATGGACGAATCTCAGAACTGATGTGCCTCGATGTACAGCGCTCAGTGATAATGTGCCTGCTATGGTCTCTTGGGTTGTGCTCAGGACTGCTATGGCCTCTTGGGTAGAGGTCAGGAGTGCTGTGGCCTCTTGGGTTGTGCTCAGGACTGCTATGGCCTCTTGGGTAGAGGTCAGGAGTGCTGTGGCCTCTTGGGTTGTGCTCAGGACTGCTATGGCCTCTTGGGTAGAGGTCAGGAGTGCTGTCATCACTTGAGTAAAGCTCAGGAGTGCAGTAGCCTCTTCGATGGAGGTCAGGAGTGCTGTGGTCTTTTGGGTGGAGGTCAGCAGCACTGTGGCCTTTTGGGTGGACCTGAGGAGTGCTGTGGTCTTTTGGGTGGATGTCAGCAGTGCTGTGGTCTTTTGGGTGGAGCTTGGGGCTGTTTTGCTTTCCTGGGTCTAATGCAGGAGTGGTGTGCTGCCTACTGATCTTTGGAGCACTGGGCAATGAATACTTTCTGctcaaatgtacaaaatatgttAGTCCTTTATCTGCTGTGATAAAGTgtataaaatttttaaaaatactgaaGCTTCCTACCCTTTTCTTGACATTGTTCCTTCCAGGGTGCCTTCCATGTCATCATAGTGACATTCAGGAACACCGTGGCCTCTTTGGTGAAGCTTGGGGATGTTTTGCTTTACTGGTTCTAATGCAGGACTTTTGTGCTGTCTGACGATCTTTGGAGCATTGGGCAATGGATACTTTCTGCTTAGAAGTACAACAGATCTTAGCACTTTATCTGGTATGATAAAATACactataatttaaaatagcAGTAGGTTCTTACcctttttttgattttt is a genomic window of Chanodichthys erythropterus isolate Z2021 chromosome 14, ASM2448905v1, whole genome shotgun sequence containing:
- the LOC137036447 gene encoding serine/arginine repetitive matrix protein 2-like isoform X2, which encodes MFHIVVFDNTNEVEVVPSIWMKNGECMWPPNKTDVAKAVKLQECPGDEWKPHKARIIYTSHDYNEARRKLPQAVDHTDIGSDGGNSPIKFKRRRIPKNNFFPGEDDDDEMESTVKEKKSKKGKYPLPNAPKIVRQHKSPALEPVKQNIPKLHQRGHGVPECHYDDMEGTLEGTMSRKGKYSLPSAPKISRQHTTPALDPGKQNSPKLHPKDHSTADIHPKDHSTPQVHPKGHSAADLHPKDHSTPDLHRRGYCTPELYSSDDSTPDLYPRGHSSPEHNPRGHSTPDLYPRGHSSPEHNPRGHSTPDLYPRGHSSPEHNPRDHSRHIITERCTSRHISSEIRPLRHVSSEIHTSSSISTETGRSSHASSESHRPSHAAPSLVPSKHIEPHQTREQTSSLQTSLLRNILTKQEMMMDQLRIIFKTLQSMKSADETETVLDRNLLPLKDVSSLQEMEEQLHSNPDLQKQLVNTLALKGGVDVHECIWRIMQGLITNSLAQKINMRGINGKIGFQRLRLRDVVIAAVRRNRLTSAATEKDIDSTIKRWLYLAPDRDGGRRERMKRKECQESTTG